In Nonomuraea sp. NBC_00507, the following are encoded in one genomic region:
- a CDS encoding PP2C family protein-serine/threonine phosphatase, with the protein MDPPSFRWPRYVWFIPAALIVIGTILNILSPRDYWGDYQLGAAVVLAGALLSLRHTIAAGAALVLVELALLIKDGYFGHAAGTFSLINAVFTALVGLGVNSVVARHGRRLEAVRSVAEAAQRAVLPAPPAGIGPLAIAAVYKTAQIETLIGGDAYAVQDTPYGARLLIADVRGKGLGAVGIVSVLLGAFREAADRAPDLVVLAERMERALVREASSREESLRMEGFVTAVIGEITAGADRVRLLNCGHPSPYLLQGDTVSSLDPDEPSLPLGMSGLGAPRAEPGEWSFPAGAMLLLVTDGVTEARDRSGTFYDPASRLAGRGPFRNPDEVIQVLVRDVERWTGGPRDDDMAILAITRSGASAARRPHPAGR; encoded by the coding sequence ATGGACCCACCCTCCTTCAGGTGGCCCCGGTACGTCTGGTTCATACCGGCAGCCCTGATCGTCATCGGCACCATCCTGAATATTCTGTCTCCGCGCGACTATTGGGGCGACTACCAGCTGGGCGCCGCGGTCGTGCTGGCCGGAGCCCTGCTCTCGCTCCGGCACACGATCGCGGCCGGAGCGGCCCTTGTCCTGGTCGAGCTGGCACTGTTGATCAAGGACGGTTACTTCGGTCATGCCGCCGGCACCTTCTCACTGATCAACGCGGTGTTCACCGCGCTCGTCGGCCTCGGGGTGAACAGCGTGGTCGCTCGCCATGGGCGCCGGCTGGAAGCGGTGCGTTCCGTCGCGGAGGCCGCCCAGCGGGCCGTGCTGCCCGCTCCGCCGGCAGGCATCGGCCCGCTGGCGATCGCCGCCGTCTACAAGACCGCGCAGATCGAGACCTTGATCGGCGGAGACGCGTACGCCGTGCAGGACACGCCGTACGGCGCCAGGCTGCTGATCGCGGATGTGCGGGGCAAAGGCCTGGGCGCGGTCGGCATCGTGTCCGTCCTGCTGGGCGCGTTCCGGGAGGCGGCAGACCGGGCACCCGACCTTGTGGTGCTGGCAGAGCGTATGGAGCGTGCCCTGGTCAGAGAGGCCTCGTCGCGCGAGGAGAGCCTCCGGATGGAAGGGTTCGTCACGGCGGTGATCGGCGAGATCACCGCCGGCGCGGACCGGGTGCGGCTGCTGAACTGTGGCCACCCCTCGCCGTATCTCCTCCAGGGCGACACGGTGTCCTCGCTGGATCCGGACGAGCCCAGTCTTCCCCTGGGCATGAGCGGCCTGGGTGCGCCGCGTGCAGAGCCCGGGGAATGGTCGTTCCCGGCCGGGGCCATGCTCCTGCTGGTCACCGATGGAGTGACGGAGGCCCGAGACCGTTCAGGCACTTTCTACGACCCGGCGAGCCGGCTCGCCGGGCGGGGCCCGTTCCGGAACCCGGACGAGGTGATCCAGGTTCTGGTCCGTGACGTCGAGCGCTGGACCGGCGGTCCGCGCGATGACGACATGGCGATTCTGGCGATCACCCGGAGCGGGGCATCAGCAGCGCGACGGCCGCACCCAGCAGGCAGATGA
- the aspS gene encoding aspartate--tRNA(Asn) ligase: MISRIMTAELAEHVGQRVTIAGWVHRRRQLKSVSFLVVRDRTGLAQVVSGGDLPGEESVVHVTGTVTASSQAPGGVELVKPDVEVLAEPGAPPPFDLYRPVVPAALPTILDHAPVALRHPLLRAPLEISAASVAGFREALDRLGFTEIHTPKIVASATESGANVFGIDYFGRPAYLAQSPQFYKQTMVGVFERVYEVGPVFRAEPHDTVRHLAQYTSLDAELGFVADHRDVMAVLRETVAGMLESVRRRAASAVSSLAIALPAVPAEIPAIHFTEAQRLTSSDEPDLAPAQERWLSEWAVREHGSDFLFVTGYPMAKRPFYTHPDPARPGYSNGFDLLFRGLELVTGGQRLHRYEDYLTALSERGEPVEPYEGYLQAFRYGMPPHGGFALGLERWTARLTGATNIRQTTAFPRDLHRLSP; the protein is encoded by the coding sequence ATGATCTCTCGTATCATGACCGCGGAGCTCGCCGAGCACGTGGGTCAACGAGTGACGATCGCCGGCTGGGTCCATCGCCGCCGGCAGCTGAAATCCGTGTCCTTCCTCGTCGTCAGGGACCGTACCGGCCTGGCGCAGGTGGTCTCCGGCGGCGACCTGCCGGGCGAGGAGAGCGTCGTCCACGTCACCGGCACCGTGACCGCGAGTTCGCAGGCGCCGGGAGGCGTCGAGCTGGTCAAGCCGGACGTCGAGGTGCTGGCCGAGCCGGGCGCGCCGCCGCCGTTCGACCTCTACCGGCCGGTGGTGCCCGCGGCCCTGCCGACCATCCTGGACCACGCGCCGGTCGCGCTGCGGCACCCGCTGCTGCGGGCGCCGCTGGAGATCTCGGCCGCGAGCGTGGCCGGGTTCCGTGAGGCGCTCGATCGGCTCGGCTTCACCGAGATCCACACCCCGAAGATCGTGGCCTCGGCCACCGAGTCGGGCGCGAACGTCTTCGGCATCGACTACTTCGGGCGGCCCGCCTACCTCGCGCAGTCGCCGCAGTTCTACAAGCAGACGATGGTCGGGGTGTTCGAGCGGGTGTACGAGGTCGGGCCGGTCTTCCGGGCCGAGCCGCACGACACCGTACGCCACCTGGCCCAGTACACGAGCCTGGATGCCGAGCTGGGCTTCGTCGCCGACCATCGGGATGTCATGGCGGTGCTGCGGGAGACGGTGGCGGGCATGCTGGAGTCGGTACGCCGCCGCGCCGCCTCCGCCGTCTCGTCGCTCGCGATCGCGTTGCCTGCCGTGCCCGCCGAGATCCCGGCCATCCACTTCACCGAGGCCCAGCGGCTGACCTCGTCGGACGAGCCCGACCTGGCGCCGGCGCAGGAACGGTGGCTGTCGGAGTGGGCGGTGCGGGAGCACGGGTCGGACTTCCTCTTCGTGACCGGCTATCCGATGGCCAAGCGGCCCTTCTACACCCACCCCGACCCGGCGCGGCCCGGCTACTCCAACGGGTTCGACCTACTGTTCCGAGGGCTGGAACTGGTGACGGGCGGGCAGCGGCTGCACCGGTACGAGGACTACCTGACGGCGCTGAGCGAGCGCGGGGAGCCGGTGGAGCCGTACGAGGGGTATTTGCAGGCGTTCCGGTACGGGATGCCGCCGCACGGCGGGTTCGCGCTGGGGCTGGAGCGGTGGACGGCGCGGCTGACGGGCGCGACCAACATCCGCCAGACCACCGCCTTCCCTCGTGACCTGCACCGGCTCTCGCCCTAG